The following proteins come from a genomic window of Bradysia coprophila strain Holo2 unplaced genomic scaffold, BU_Bcop_v1 contig_138, whole genome shotgun sequence:
- the LOC119073221 gene encoding odorant receptor 94a-like — protein sequence MPVPIWLPYIYWQENDRDFIIALVFSVTGIATLTIPCAFTPIIVWYLLYATSLMIEVLGQRLQSLGNIKRIEKSFSSVFFLQITSSAICLCSIAYLMAATSENFNDTAMYLSLGGIYTLDIFVLIYFANEISLKSDRLSGCIYESNWTCMPLMFRKFIVIIGEKWKKPKQLVENALGITVVPQP from the exons ATGCCAGTTCCCATTTGGTTGCCGTATATCTATTGGCAAGAAAATGATAGAGACTTTATCATTGCTTTAGTATTTTCGGTTACGGGAATCGCTACGCTGACAATACCTTGTGCATTTACACCAATTATTGTGTGGTACCTTCTCTACGCAACTTCACTGATGATAGAAGTATTGGGTCAAAGGCTACAAAGCTTGGG GAACATTAAAAGAATTGAGAAGAGCTTCTCCAGCGTGTTTTTCCTTCAAATAACGTCGAGCGCTATTTGCTTGTGTAGCATTGCTTATTTGATGGCTGCG acatctgaaaatttcaacgaTACGGCCATGTACCTTTCACTTGGAGGCATTTACACATTAGACATATTTGTGCTGATATACTttgcaaatgaaatttctcTTAAAAGTGACCGGCTTTCGGGCTGCATCTATGAGTCGAACTGGACATGCATGCCGTTGATGTTCCGAAAATTTATCGTGATTATTGGCGAAAAATGGAAGAAACCCAAACAGCTGGTT GAAAATGCACTCGGTATCACTGTAGTTCCGCAACCCTGA